From Acetobacteroides hydrogenigenes, one genomic window encodes:
- a CDS encoding RDD family protein, whose protein sequence is MRNEITRGMRLTSMLVDHFAMTFICGIAMGICIALGALCIYLLNAEAALSIIILILSPLAFSIYLNKDAVKGQSVAKRILNNQVIDVKTGEIASPIKCFIRNVTIPIWIIEIPFVLINPQRRLGDLIAGTRVECLNTELKSKSKPIEYFVSLVLGGIYIALIFSIYLFMFRSYNENFYLPF, encoded by the coding sequence ATGAGAAATGAGATTACAAGAGGAATGAGATTGACTTCGATGCTTGTTGACCATTTTGCTATGACTTTCATTTGTGGCATTGCGATGGGAATTTGCATTGCATTGGGAGCACTATGCATCTATTTGTTGAATGCTGAAGCTGCATTAAGTATTATAATTCTAATTCTATCTCCATTGGCATTCTCGATATATTTGAACAAAGATGCTGTTAAAGGACAAAGTGTCGCAAAAAGAATTCTCAACAATCAAGTGATTGATGTTAAGACGGGAGAAATCGCTTCACCGATAAAATGTTTCATCAGAAATGTGACGATCCCTATTTGGATTATTGAAATACCATTTGTTCTAATAAATCCACAAAGAAGACTAGGCGATTTAATAGCAGGAACTAGAGTAGAATGCTTAAACACGGAGTTGAAATCGAAAAGTAAACCTATAGAGTACTTTGTTTCACTTGTTTTAGGTGGAATTTATATCGCTCTTATATTTTCGATTTACCTTTTTATGTTCAGAAGCTATAATGAGAATTTCTATTTACCCTTTTAA
- a CDS encoding zinc ribbon domain-containing protein — protein MYCIECGAQIPNNSKFCSHCGYKQIEGEPSLNEKLAEVIIEKEITRQVVEEHKTSIDFEFLKKVMGWYLAWVLLHLGLLLIGSDGIFDGDNMGAKRFWPLGDYADLNEVNYYDITEFLVYTIFPLAILVIWSMVRTQANDIEQNPTE, from the coding sequence ATGTATTGTATAGAATGTGGGGCACAAATCCCTAACAACTCAAAATTCTGCTCCCACTGTGGATACAAACAAATCGAAGGAGAACCTTCATTAAATGAAAAATTAGCAGAAGTAATAATTGAAAAAGAGATTACAAGACAAGTTGTTGAAGAACATAAAACTTCTATTGACTTTGAATTTTTGAAAAAAGTTATGGGTTGGTATCTAGCATGGGTATTACTCCATTTGGGCCTTCTACTAATTGGTTCTGACGGGATTTTTGATGGAGACAATATGGGTGCGAAAAGATTTTGGCCACTAGGCGATTATGCAGATTTAAATGAAGTAAATTATTATGATATAACAGAGTTTTTAGTTTATACAATCTTTCCATTAGCAATATTAGTTATTTGGAGTATGGTAAGAACACAGGCAAATGATATAGAACAAAACCCAACAGAATAA